DNA sequence from the Deltaproteobacteria bacterium genome:
AGTCTTGTTTGATCAAACCAAAAAACTAACCGGGTATTGTAAAGAAAGGGGCATTCAAGGGACTTTTTTTGTCCTGGGACGTCTTCTGGAAAAAAAACCGGCCATCGGCGAATGGATTGTGGCGCAGGGGCAGGAACTGGCCTTACACGGCCAGGAGCATGATTTGTTGACGCAAAAAACCCCTGATCAGTTTAAAAATGAACTGGAAAGATCCATAAGGGCCTTTCGACAGGTCACAGGAAACCATCCTCTGGGTTTTCGGGCCCCATCCTGGTCAATTAATTTGGATAATATCTGGGTCCTGGAAATCTTGGAATCTTTCGGATTTCAATACGATTCCTCTATTTTTCCCATAAAAAATTTTCTTTACGGGCTTCCGACCGCCCCGTCGGACCCCTTTTATCCTATTGTTCGGGAACGGCAACTGGGTCTTCTGGAAATTCCGGTTTCCATAACCAGGCTGGGGCCTTTCCGGCTGGCCTATTCGGGGGGCGTTTATTTTAATCTCTGGCCTTTTCGGGTAATCCAAAAAATAGGGGACCGGCGAACCCATGGGAACAAAATCAATCTCTATTAC
Encoded proteins:
- a CDS encoding polysaccharide deacetylase family protein produces the protein MEASKEPTPEALNLLTFDIEDWYHINYPVVDFMVFDQQEDHQVLFDQTKKLTGYCKERGIQGTFFVLGRLLEKKPAIGEWIVAQGQELALHGQEHDLLTQKTPDQFKNELERSIRAFRQVTGNHPLGFRAPSWSINLDNIWVLEILESFGFQYDSSIFPIKNFLYGLPTAPSDPFYPIVRERQLGLLEIPVSITRLGPFRLAYSGGVYFNLWPFRVIQKIGDRRTHGNKINLYYFHPWDLWKRSPNQTRRLKARWVSLHLGNTLRKFERLLQTFPMGAISANLDSLKDRARPFALGAIHES